A genomic window from Phycisphaerales bacterium includes:
- a CDS encoding pyridoxamine 5'-phosphate oxidase family protein, protein MVTQNDAAKSDAQRLAELIREVRVAMFTTFAPGSVGGSAPHARPMYTHNVKPEDFDGVLWFMTPTGTPKLRELAANQQVLVTYADAGKNVFVSVMGRATAEQNPEKAKELWNIHAKGWYPGGPDDPNLTLIRVEVEEAEYWEGPSNTSYMLKLLKAVATNTRINLPVSGVDHARMKIG, encoded by the coding sequence ATGGTCACACAGAACGACGCGGCGAAGTCGGATGCCCAGAGGCTGGCGGAGCTGATCCGGGAGGTGCGGGTGGCGATGTTCACGACGTTCGCTCCTGGCAGCGTCGGGGGCTCGGCGCCGCATGCGCGCCCGATGTACACGCACAACGTCAAGCCCGAGGACTTCGACGGAGTGCTGTGGTTCATGACGCCCACGGGCACCCCGAAGCTGCGCGAGCTCGCGGCCAATCAGCAGGTGCTGGTGACGTACGCGGACGCGGGGAAGAACGTGTTCGTGTCGGTGATGGGGCGGGCGACGGCGGAGCAGAACCCGGAGAAGGCGAAGGAGTTGTGGAACATTCACGCCAAGGGCTGGTACCCGGGGGGCCCCGATGACCCCAACCTGACGCTGATCCGCGTGGAGGTGGAGGAGGCGGAGTACTGGGAGGGGCCGAGCAACACGAGCTACATGCTCAAGCTGCTGAAGGCGGTGGCGACGAACACGCGGATCAACCTGCCGGTGAGCGGGGTGGACCATGCGCGGATGAAGATTGGGTAG
- a CDS encoding acyl-CoA desaturase — MPQEVPARVARQSTVPSELKNDTSNLEIERPPMAERIGTLAAVTLPPVGLVWAIIYLWGTGITWHAFAIMVIGYVLTAFGVTVGYHRYFTHKSFDCGPVTRFVLGVLGSMAAEGPVIRWVAMHRRHHQFSDHEGDPHSPHAFKGHHHHHRHKPSGGDPHEESHHAGLGSVLKGFFHAHMGWFFNALPKDLEERYAKDLVADPVTRFVSNTFWVWILLSAVLPAVAGWLWVGTWVGAIQGFLWGGLVRLLMVHHVTWSINSVCHLWGSRPFNSHDHSRNNAIMGILAMGEGWHNNHHAFPTSARHGLKWYQFDSSYILIKLMSYVGLAKNVRVPDQARMEAKERSAA, encoded by the coding sequence GTGCCCCAAGAAGTCCCCGCCCGCGTTGCCCGCCAGTCCACCGTCCCGTCCGAGTTGAAGAACGACACGTCCAATCTGGAAATCGAGCGCCCCCCGATGGCCGAGCGAATCGGGACGCTGGCGGCGGTGACGCTGCCGCCGGTGGGGCTCGTGTGGGCGATCATCTATCTGTGGGGGACGGGGATCACGTGGCACGCGTTCGCCATCATGGTAATCGGGTACGTGCTGACGGCGTTCGGGGTGACGGTGGGCTACCACCGGTACTTCACGCACAAGAGCTTTGACTGCGGGCCGGTGACGCGGTTCGTGCTGGGTGTGCTGGGGAGCATGGCCGCCGAGGGGCCGGTCATCCGCTGGGTGGCGATGCACCGGCGGCACCACCAGTTCAGCGATCACGAGGGCGATCCGCACTCGCCGCACGCGTTCAAGGGGCACCACCACCACCACCGGCACAAGCCCAGCGGCGGCGACCCGCACGAAGAGAGCCACCATGCGGGCCTGGGGTCGGTGCTCAAGGGGTTCTTCCATGCGCACATGGGGTGGTTCTTCAACGCCCTGCCCAAGGACCTCGAAGAGCGGTACGCGAAGGACCTCGTCGCCGACCCGGTGACGCGGTTTGTGAGCAACACCTTCTGGGTGTGGATCCTGCTGTCGGCGGTGCTGCCCGCGGTGGCGGGCTGGCTGTGGGTGGGGACGTGGGTGGGGGCGATCCAGGGCTTCCTGTGGGGCGGGCTGGTACGGCTGCTGATGGTGCACCACGTAACGTGGTCGATCAACTCGGTGTGCCACCTGTGGGGCTCGCGCCCGTTTAACAGCCACGACCACTCGCGCAACAACGCGATCATGGGCATTCTCGCCATGGGCGAAGGGTGGCACAACAACCACCACGCCTTTCCGACGTCGGCGCGGCACGGCCTCAAGTGGTACCAGTTCGACTCCAGCTACATCCTTATCAAGCTGATGTCCTACGTGGGGCTGGCGAAGAACGTGCGGGTCCCCGACCAGGCGCGGATGGAGGCGAAGGAGCGCAGCGCGGCCTGA
- a CDS encoding PAS domain S-box protein has protein sequence MIFSHDASRSPDDMVRLLAAIVESSDDAIVGKDLNGIVTSWNSAAQRILGYTAAEMVGRSIRTIIPADRQSEEDLILSQVRAGIRVDHFETWRRRKDGRLVPLSLTVSPIRDGSGRVIGASKIARDISERIEAQEKLARHAEAMTLAVAEARLELERSNEALRRSERLAALGTMAAGLGHDIGNLLLPMRASIDILRATHAGDSVVDDNCAVLARCADYFASLVRGLRLFGRGDAGDRKGDAAELGAWAEDARGLLNNLAGRSVELELKIEPGLPKVALGPGALTQAAVNLVKNAIDAFGASGQFAKDGAKITLHAYPGNGSGGVWFEVTDNGPGMKPEVLAHCMDPYFTTRVRGHQSGTGLGLTLVHRIVNDAGGKTEVLSEVGKGTTVRLWLPLAKEETPKAARPLTADIRLTEGAPSAMVHSVLRAAGFTVNTGELRTASTLWVVEAISTEESNRRGNRPVILMADGPLSNEQERAGICRVGAHPSPTELMRCLDTCSLRRDIEAVGK, from the coding sequence ATGATCTTCTCTCACGACGCCAGCCGCAGCCCCGACGACATGGTGCGTCTGCTCGCGGCCATTGTGGAGTCATCTGACGACGCGATCGTCGGCAAGGACCTCAACGGCATCGTGACCTCCTGGAACTCGGCCGCGCAGCGGATCCTGGGCTACACCGCAGCGGAGATGGTCGGCCGCTCCATCCGCACCATCATCCCCGCCGACCGCCAGTCAGAGGAGGACCTGATCCTCTCGCAGGTGCGGGCCGGGATACGGGTCGACCACTTCGAGACCTGGCGACGGCGCAAGGACGGGCGGCTGGTGCCCCTGTCTCTGACGGTGTCGCCCATCCGCGACGGCAGCGGCAGGGTGATCGGGGCGTCCAAGATCGCCCGCGACATCAGCGAGCGGATCGAGGCCCAGGAGAAGCTGGCCCGCCACGCCGAGGCCATGACGCTGGCGGTGGCGGAGGCGCGGCTGGAGCTGGAGCGGAGCAACGAGGCCCTCCGCCGCAGCGAGCGCCTGGCGGCCCTGGGCACGATGGCCGCGGGATTAGGCCATGACATCGGCAACCTGCTGCTGCCGATGCGGGCGAGCATCGACATCCTGCGGGCGACGCACGCGGGCGACAGCGTGGTGGACGACAACTGCGCCGTGCTGGCGCGGTGCGCGGACTACTTCGCCTCCCTCGTGCGCGGGCTGCGGCTGTTCGGTCGCGGCGACGCCGGCGACCGCAAGGGCGACGCGGCGGAGCTGGGCGCGTGGGCCGAGGATGCCCGCGGGCTGCTCAACAACCTCGCGGGGCGGTCGGTGGAACTGGAGCTCAAGATCGAGCCGGGCCTGCCCAAGGTCGCGCTGGGTCCGGGGGCGCTCACGCAGGCGGCGGTCAACCTCGTCAAGAACGCGATCGACGCGTTCGGCGCGTCCGGGCAGTTCGCCAAGGACGGCGCCAAGATCACGCTGCACGCGTACCCGGGGAACGGCTCGGGGGGCGTGTGGTTCGAGGTGACCGACAACGGGCCGGGCATGAAGCCCGAGGTGCTGGCCCACTGCATGGACCCTTACTTCACCACTCGGGTGCGGGGGCACCAGTCGGGGACGGGGCTGGGGCTGACGCTCGTGCACCGCATCGTGAACGACGCGGGCGGGAAAACCGAGGTGCTGAGCGAGGTGGGCAAGGGCACCACGGTGCGGCTGTGGCTGCCGCTGGCGAAGGAAGAGACGCCCAAGGCGGCACGCCCGCTCACGGCGGACATCCGGCTGACGGAGGGCGCGCCGTCGGCGATGGTGCACTCGGTACTCCGGGCGGCGGGGTTTACCGTGAACACGGGCGAACTGCGCACGGCCTCGACATTGTGGGTGGTGGAGGCGATCTCGACCGAGGAGTCCAATCGGCGGGGGAACCGGCCGGTGATCCTGATGGCGGACGGGCCGCTGAGCAATGAGCAGGAGCGGGCGGGGATCTGCCGTGTGGGCGCGCACCCGTCGCCCACGGAACTGATGCGGTGTCTGGATACCTGCTCGCTGCGGCGGGACATCGAGGCGGTGGGGAAGTAG
- a CDS encoding MBL fold metallo-hydrolase, translating into MKFTFLGTRGEIEARSRRHGRHSSVLVAAGTGRVRMTKGVMIDCGLDWLEIVFDLKPSAIVLTHAHPDHAFGLKNGAPCPVWATNETWDLLRDYPIKDRHVITPREKMVISGVEFEAFPVEHSVRCPAVCYRVSEGDASVLYAPDVVAIKDRTAAMRRIDVYVGDAATLTQSFVRKAGEALVGHATVKTQIGWCRAEGVDRAVFTHCGTEVTTSSEGEAEEAVRRLGLERGIDAILAFDGMELSVKG; encoded by the coding sequence ATGAAGTTCACGTTCCTGGGCACCCGGGGCGAGATCGAAGCGCGCTCGCGCCGGCACGGGCGGCACAGCTCGGTGCTGGTCGCGGCGGGCACGGGGCGCGTCCGCATGACCAAGGGCGTGATGATCGACTGCGGGCTGGACTGGCTGGAGATCGTGTTTGACCTGAAGCCCTCCGCCATCGTGCTGACGCACGCGCACCCGGACCACGCGTTCGGCCTCAAAAACGGCGCCCCCTGCCCGGTGTGGGCCACCAACGAGACGTGGGACCTGCTCCGCGACTACCCCATCAAGGACCGGCACGTGATCACGCCGCGGGAGAAGATGGTGATCTCGGGGGTGGAGTTCGAGGCCTTCCCCGTCGAGCACTCGGTGCGGTGCCCGGCGGTGTGCTACCGCGTGAGCGAGGGGGACGCCAGCGTGCTGTACGCGCCCGACGTCGTCGCGATCAAGGACCGCACCGCAGCCATGCGCCGCATCGACGTCTACGTCGGCGACGCGGCCACGCTCACGCAGTCCTTCGTGCGCAAGGCCGGCGAGGCCCTGGTGGGGCACGCGACGGTGAAGACGCAGATCGGCTGGTGCCGGGCCGAGGGGGTGGACCGCGCGGTGTTCACGCACTGCGGCACCGAGGTGACGACCTCGAGCGAGGGCGAGGCGGAGGAGGCGGTGCGGCGATTAGGCCTGGAGCGCGGCATCGACGCCATCCTGGCCTTCGACGGGATGGAACTGAGCGTGAAGGGGTGA
- a CDS encoding MmgE/PrpD family protein has product MPAATAPSDVASLVNSDTHTHLPANSNQALGIAQYAIDFMWSEEEGKRGEPSRAVLDKTSDFYTDACLCGVSAIALGTNAPLILREEALRYEVPSKGVARGAAWAEDTVRAGVPVFGSNVDVAVEKAIVANCAAVREWDSNGTNFGFNPLLGHTAGEFGHNDFYAVPVAAAQLRGMDGEFALRGMVLLDEIRGRLAEVFSLKSYKVDHVVHGAIASAATFGAMMGATGAQIESAIGMVVAHYIPFRAIRAGKQLSDSKGASAAISTEAAVLSVKRAMAGFLGPRDIFRNPEAIFRIFEGPGQMFQKVGATDANTEKADASPFDLVLGRKGDDFAVMGMHFKLGLYEHQSAGALQGLCDLITANPHLLEDQSGDAISKMVVVAYEPAFGIIGDPAKRDPKTRQSADHSMLYLVCTMLRKALELRAAGHKGPYQFKELMLLPHDFDAHALHHPVTRALMAKMTFEHGGAEYDAKYPDGIPTSIVITDDQGQSFDSGLVMYPTGHARNTTADLKGLLAHKWEQLGKLAANKPKPMIAQLSNIGEKSAKELAKMYDFKIADRGRFE; this is encoded by the coding sequence ATGCCCGCCGCGACTGCGCCGTCTGACGTTGCCAGCCTTGTGAACAGCGACACCCACACGCACCTGCCCGCGAACTCCAACCAGGCGCTGGGGATTGCCCAGTACGCCATCGACTTCATGTGGAGCGAGGAGGAGGGCAAGCGCGGGGAGCCGTCCAGGGCGGTGCTGGACAAGACAAGCGACTTCTATACCGACGCGTGCCTGTGCGGGGTGTCGGCGATTGCGCTGGGGACCAACGCGCCGCTGATCCTGCGGGAGGAGGCGCTGCGGTACGAGGTGCCCAGCAAGGGCGTGGCGCGGGGGGCCGCGTGGGCGGAGGACACGGTGCGGGCGGGGGTGCCGGTGTTCGGGAGCAACGTGGACGTGGCCGTGGAGAAGGCGATCGTGGCCAACTGTGCCGCGGTGCGGGAGTGGGACAGCAACGGGACCAACTTCGGGTTCAACCCGCTGCTGGGGCACACGGCGGGGGAGTTCGGGCACAACGACTTCTACGCGGTGCCGGTAGCGGCGGCGCAGCTGCGGGGGATGGACGGGGAGTTCGCCCTGCGGGGGATGGTGCTGCTGGATGAGATCCGCGGGCGGCTGGCGGAGGTGTTCAGCCTCAAGAGCTACAAGGTGGACCACGTGGTGCACGGGGCGATCGCCAGCGCGGCGACCTTCGGGGCGATGATGGGGGCGACGGGGGCGCAGATCGAGAGCGCGATCGGGATGGTGGTGGCGCACTACATCCCCTTCCGGGCGATCCGCGCGGGCAAGCAGCTGAGCGACAGCAAGGGGGCGTCGGCGGCGATCTCGACCGAGGCGGCGGTGCTGAGCGTGAAGCGGGCGATGGCGGGGTTTTTGGGGCCGCGGGATATTTTCCGGAACCCCGAGGCAATCTTCCGGATCTTCGAGGGGCCGGGGCAGATGTTCCAGAAGGTCGGCGCGACCGACGCTAATACAGAGAAGGCGGACGCGTCGCCGTTCGATCTGGTGCTGGGGCGCAAGGGCGACGACTTCGCGGTGATGGGCATGCACTTCAAGCTGGGGCTGTACGAGCACCAGTCGGCGGGTGCGCTGCAGGGGCTGTGCGACCTGATTACCGCGAACCCGCACCTGCTGGAGGACCAGAGCGGGGATGCGATCAGCAAGATGGTGGTGGTGGCGTACGAGCCGGCGTTCGGGATCATCGGCGACCCGGCCAAGCGCGACCCCAAGACGCGGCAGAGCGCGGACCACTCGATGCTGTACCTGGTGTGCACGATGCTGCGGAAGGCGCTGGAGCTGAGGGCCGCGGGGCACAAGGGGCCGTACCAGTTCAAGGAGCTGATGCTGCTGCCGCACGACTTTGACGCGCATGCGCTGCACCACCCCGTGACGCGGGCGCTGATGGCGAAGATGACCTTCGAGCACGGCGGGGCGGAGTACGACGCCAAGTACCCTGACGGGATCCCGACGTCGATCGTGATCACCGACGACCAGGGGCAGAGCTTTGACTCGGGCCTGGTGATGTACCCGACCGGGCATGCGCGGAACACGACGGCGGACCTCAAGGGGCTGCTGGCCCACAAGTGGGAGCAGCTGGGCAAGCTCGCCGCCAACAAGCCGAAGCCGATGATCGCGCAGCTGTCCAACATCGGGGAGAAGTCGGCGAAGGAACTGGCGAAGATGTACGACTTCAAGATCGCGGATCGTGGGCGGTTTGAGTGA
- a CDS encoding cation:proton antiporter — MHNLPLLTTIAAAFAAAWVLGIITQKLRLSPIVGYLLAGVVIGPYTPGYVGDVDLATQLAEVGVILLMFGVGLHFHLKDLLAVKGIAVPGAVVQSLGATAAAVVMFYFLDLPFRTGLVIGMAMSVASTVVLLRVLMDKHMLSSAPGHAAVGWLIVEDIFTVLALVMVPMIAAIGGGVELPQAAQSAAPVVPELPVGATALEQARHAYEVAKAALHSLEAEASATHSSGAAGWKGMAWALGKLVALVAIVLLAGSKVVPWMLIRVAKLRSRELFTLTVLVLSVAIAVASAVFFGVSVALGAFLAGMVVAQSPVSHQAAADALPMRDAFSVLFFVAVGMLFDPMFLVERPGMIAAGLGIVMIVKPLTALMIVAVLGYPVRTGLVVALALAQIGEFSFILSQAARENGLILPEHHSLLVACAIISITLNPLIFGRLEVVEGWLKRRPRLWRLLNARAQRRIDAVNIGSAEQKAKREAEENPKPLAVIVGYGPVGRLVDAVLRDSGMDTCIIDMNMDTVQQLHRQGRMAIYGDAGLRDVLVQAGVDRAVHLVVTLPHSDERVAIVMTAKDINPKLEVTVRARYLREKEDLKHAGASKAVFEEGEAGLALAEHVMMRRGIDEPTREKLMGAVRKLWGMA, encoded by the coding sequence ATGCACAACCTGCCCCTCCTGACAACGATTGCCGCGGCATTCGCGGCCGCGTGGGTGCTCGGCATCATCACGCAGAAGCTGCGGCTGAGCCCGATCGTTGGCTACCTGCTCGCGGGCGTTGTGATTGGTCCTTACACGCCGGGGTATGTGGGCGATGTGGACCTGGCGACGCAGCTGGCGGAGGTCGGCGTCATCCTGCTGATGTTCGGCGTGGGGCTGCACTTTCACCTGAAGGACCTGCTGGCGGTGAAGGGGATCGCGGTGCCGGGGGCGGTGGTGCAGAGCCTGGGGGCGACGGCCGCGGCGGTGGTGATGTTCTACTTCCTGGACCTGCCCTTCCGGACGGGGCTGGTGATCGGGATGGCGATGTCGGTGGCGAGCACGGTGGTGCTGCTGCGGGTGCTGATGGACAAGCACATGCTGAGCAGCGCGCCGGGGCACGCGGCGGTGGGGTGGCTGATCGTGGAGGACATCTTCACGGTGCTGGCGCTGGTGATGGTGCCGATGATCGCGGCGATCGGCGGGGGCGTGGAGCTGCCGCAGGCGGCGCAGAGCGCGGCGCCGGTGGTACCGGAACTGCCGGTGGGCGCGACGGCGCTGGAGCAGGCGCGGCATGCGTACGAGGTGGCGAAGGCGGCCCTGCACTCCCTGGAAGCGGAGGCGAGCGCGACGCACAGCAGCGGCGCGGCGGGCTGGAAGGGAATGGCGTGGGCGCTGGGGAAGCTGGTCGCGCTGGTCGCGATCGTGCTGCTGGCGGGGTCGAAGGTGGTGCCGTGGATGCTGATCCGCGTGGCCAAGCTGCGGTCACGGGAGCTGTTCACGCTGACGGTGCTGGTGCTGAGCGTGGCGATCGCGGTGGCGAGCGCGGTGTTCTTCGGTGTGTCGGTGGCGCTGGGGGCGTTCTTGGCGGGGATGGTGGTGGCGCAGTCGCCGGTCAGCCATCAGGCTGCGGCGGACGCGCTGCCGATGCGGGACGCGTTCAGCGTGCTGTTCTTCGTCGCGGTGGGGATGCTGTTTGACCCGATGTTCCTGGTGGAGCGGCCGGGGATGATCGCGGCGGGGCTGGGCATCGTGATGATCGTCAAGCCGCTAACGGCGCTCATGATCGTGGCGGTGCTGGGGTACCCGGTGCGGACGGGGCTGGTCGTGGCGCTGGCGCTGGCGCAGATCGGCGAGTTCAGCTTCATCCTGTCGCAGGCGGCGCGGGAGAACGGGCTGATCCTGCCGGAGCACCACAGCCTGCTGGTGGCGTGCGCGATTATTTCGATCACGCTGAACCCGCTGATCTTCGGGCGGCTGGAGGTGGTGGAAGGGTGGCTGAAGCGGCGGCCGCGGCTGTGGAGGCTGCTCAATGCGCGGGCGCAGAGGCGGATCGACGCGGTGAACATCGGGTCGGCGGAGCAGAAGGCAAAGCGGGAGGCGGAGGAGAACCCCAAGCCGCTGGCGGTGATCGTGGGGTACGGGCCGGTGGGGCGGCTGGTGGACGCGGTCCTGCGCGACAGCGGGATGGACACGTGCATCATCGACATGAACATGGACACGGTGCAGCAGTTGCACCGGCAGGGGCGGATGGCGATCTACGGCGACGCGGGCCTGCGTGACGTGCTGGTGCAGGCGGGGGTGGACCGGGCGGTGCACCTGGTGGTGACGCTGCCGCACAGCGATGAGCGGGTGGCCATCGTGATGACGGCCAAGGACATCAACCCGAAGCTGGAGGTGACGGTGCGGGCGCGGTACCTGCGGGAGAAGGAGGACCTCAAGCACGCGGGGGCGAGCAAGGCGGTGTTCGAGGAGGGCGAGGCGGGGCTGGCGCTCGCCGAGCACGTGATGATGCGGCGGGGGATTGACGAGCCGACGCGAGAGAAGCTGATGGGGGCGGTGCGGAAGCTGTGGGGGATGGCGTAG
- a CDS encoding thioredoxin family protein, whose translation MLLPTLAALILPAALSLASPPIFTAKTYDQAKQQSIDEKRLLVVDSMADWCPPCKKMDKTTWVDPKVVEWFAANAIAFQFDTDKQPELAQQFAIELLPTTIILKDGKEIDRDTGYKSAAELIAWLEDVKQGKTKAAEREQELKRLREKAGTRVGKNGKVDIDERLDLARKLSESDPDLAAAEYAWLWDNMLQHKRSMAGVRLSFMVSEMHVLAFEHPPAKEVFTKLRDAAEARLKDQSATKDTLTDWIRLNTILNDEDRTIAWYDRVKDDPAATNDLRRNSAYIKEALKTHARWVDVGRISARPMDDVRETMTSLDTRLPGDERQQRAVREALRSAVRTNVSGIYAGLLISGREKQANEVATHLILTLDDATSRVALVEEALKANHPREEHLTLLDTAATKSSHPKIPELRAKVEQALTKGK comes from the coding sequence ATGCTCCTCCCCACCCTCGCCGCCCTCATCCTCCCGGCCGCCCTCTCCCTCGCCTCACCTCCGATCTTCACTGCCAAGACTTACGACCAGGCCAAGCAGCAGTCCATCGACGAGAAGAGGCTCCTCGTCGTCGACTCCATGGCCGACTGGTGCCCGCCCTGCAAGAAGATGGACAAGACCACCTGGGTCGATCCCAAGGTCGTCGAGTGGTTCGCGGCCAACGCGATCGCCTTCCAGTTCGACACCGACAAGCAGCCCGAGCTCGCCCAGCAGTTCGCCATCGAGCTCCTGCCCACCACCATCATCCTCAAGGACGGCAAGGAGATCGACCGCGACACCGGCTACAAGTCCGCCGCCGAGCTCATCGCCTGGCTCGAGGACGTCAAGCAGGGCAAGACCAAGGCCGCCGAGCGCGAGCAGGAGCTCAAGCGCCTTCGTGAAAAGGCCGGCACCCGCGTCGGCAAGAACGGCAAGGTCGACATTGACGAGCGCCTGGACCTCGCCCGCAAGCTCTCCGAGTCCGACCCCGACCTCGCGGCCGCGGAGTACGCCTGGCTCTGGGACAACATGCTCCAGCACAAGCGCTCCATGGCCGGCGTCCGCCTCTCCTTCATGGTCAGTGAGATGCACGTCCTCGCCTTCGAGCACCCGCCCGCGAAGGAGGTGTTCACGAAGCTCCGCGACGCCGCCGAGGCCAGGCTCAAGGACCAGAGCGCCACCAAGGACACCCTCACCGACTGGATCCGCCTCAACACCATTCTCAACGACGAGGACCGCACCATCGCCTGGTACGACCGCGTCAAGGATGATCCCGCGGCCACCAACGACCTCCGCCGCAACAGCGCCTACATCAAAGAAGCTCTCAAAACCCATGCCCGCTGGGTCGATGTCGGCCGCATCTCCGCCCGCCCAATGGACGACGTCCGCGAAACCATGACCAGCCTCGACACCAGGCTCCCCGGCGACGAGCGGCAGCAGAGGGCCGTGCGCGAAGCCCTCAGGAGCGCCGTCCGCACCAACGTCTCGGGCATCTACGCCGGGCTGCTCATCAGCGGACGCGAGAAGCAGGCCAACGAGGTCGCCACCCACCTCATCCTCACACTCGACGACGCCACCAGCCGTGTCGCGCTCGTCGAGGAAGCGCTCAAGGCCAACCACCCCCGCGAAGAGCACCTCACCCTCCTCGACACCGCCGCCACCAAGTCCTCACACCCCAAGATCCCCGAGCTCCGCGCCAAGGTTGAGCAAGCCCTCACGAAGGGCAAGTGA
- a CDS encoding DinB family protein, protein MDANAIVRRLEAFPRGLCAVVRGLTVEEARWKPEGGQWSVLEIVCHLGDEEVRDFRARLFSTLRDPAAAWERNDPEAWAREGKYNERDLETELARFERERAESVRQLRELGEQFGGLSRVDWSRAYQHPKVGPVPAGDLFASWVGHDALHLRQIAKRMWELAGRDGSSWKMEYAGEWKA, encoded by the coding sequence ATGGATGCGAATGCGATCGTGCGGCGTTTGGAGGCGTTTCCGCGGGGGTTGTGCGCGGTGGTGCGGGGCCTGACGGTGGAGGAGGCGCGGTGGAAGCCGGAGGGTGGGCAGTGGTCGGTGCTGGAGATTGTGTGCCACCTGGGGGATGAGGAGGTGCGGGACTTCCGGGCGCGGCTGTTCAGCACGCTGCGTGATCCCGCGGCGGCGTGGGAGCGGAATGACCCGGAGGCGTGGGCGCGGGAGGGGAAGTACAACGAGCGGGACCTGGAGACGGAGCTGGCGCGGTTTGAGCGGGAGCGGGCGGAGTCGGTGCGGCAGCTGCGCGAGTTGGGAGAGCAGTTCGGGGGCTTGTCACGCGTGGACTGGTCACGGGCGTACCAGCATCCGAAGGTGGGGCCGGTGCCGGCGGGGGATCTGTTCGCGTCGTGGGTGGGGCATGATGCGCTGCACCTTCGGCAGATCGCGAAGCGGATGTGGGAGCTGGCGGGGCGAGATGGATCGTCGTGGAAGATGGAGTATGCGGGGGAGTGGAAGGCGTGA